In Fusobacterium sp., the genomic stretch ACTGAATATAGCTGAAAAGATATTTCTCTCCATGTCTTCGTAAAAATCTATTTAAAACATCTATATCAAATCTAACATTATAGCCGGCTACAAGAAATTTATCCTCTTTATTATACTTATCAATATATTTATTTAAAATTTGCATAAATTTTTTAAAGATTTCTTCTTCAGGATTATATTGTTCAATTTCTTTTCTGGTTCTTCCTTGAATTCTGAGAGCCTCATCCGTAACTTCTGATCCTGAAAATGGTTTTATATAAAAATCAAATTCCTCAGCAACTTCTTTTCCAATTTGGACAATTCCTGAAAGCTGAATAAGAGCAGATTTTTCAGTTACTCCTCCAGTCTCAGTATCTATAAAAAGTATTTTCATAAAATTCTCCCTTAAAATATTTAGTTTCTGTTAACTTAAATTTATGTGAACTACTCCTAACCTTTTAAGGTATAATAATTTGCTCAAGATTATATATCCTCCCTAAAATGAAAGGA encodes the following:
- a CDS encoding 3'-5' exonuclease — translated: MKILFIDTETGGVTEKSALIQLSGIVQIGKEVAEEFDFYIKPFSGSEVTDEALRIQGRTRKEIEQYNPEEEIFKKFMQILNKYIDKYNKEDKFLVAGYNVRFDIDVLNRFLRRHGEKYLFSYIQSTTLDPLQWIAALQLLKKVPVLKDNKLETWCNHFEIELKAHNSLEDIKATKALTKKMMLLMR